A section of the Pseudophryne corroboree isolate aPseCor3 chromosome 11, aPseCor3.hap2, whole genome shotgun sequence genome encodes:
- the FOXF1 gene encoding forkhead box protein F1 — MTAEMAQPPPQPPAQSSPMSAATEKHSGQSLESAASCTTKAKKSNAGIRRPEKPPYSYIALIVMAIQSSPTKRLTLSEIYQFLQSRFPFFRGSYQGWKNSVRHNLSLNECFIKLPKGLGRPGKGHYWTIDPASEFMFEEGSFRRRPRGFRRKCQALKPMYSMMNGLGFNHIPDTYSFQGSAGAISCPPNSLALDSGIGMMNGHLSGNVDGMGLSGHPVSHLGSNGGHSYMSSCTGSSGGDYPHHDSGSPLLGGGGVMEPHSVYGSPASAWAPSSTALSGGAPYIKQQPLSPCNSANNPLSSSLSSHSLEQPYLHQNSHNTASDLQGIPRYHSQSPSMNDRKEFVFSFNAMASSSMHAGSGSYYHQQVSYQDIKPCVM; from the exons ATGACTGCAGAGATGGCTCAGCCTCCACCCCAACCCCCTGCCCAAAGCAGCCCTATGTCTGCAGCCACGGAGAAGCACAGTGGGCAGAGCCTGGAGTCTGCAGCCTCCTGTACCACAAAGGCCAAGAAGAGCAACGCTGGCATCAGGAGGCCGGAGAAGCCTCCTTACTCCTACATCGCCCTGATCGTCATGGCCATCCAGAGCTCGCCCACCAAGCGGCTGACCCTCAGTGAGATCTACCAGTTCCTGCAGAGCCGCTTTCCCTTCTTCAGGGGCTCCTATCAAGGCTGGAAGAACTCTGTCCGCCACAACCTCTCCCTCAATGAGTGCTTCATCAAGCTGCCCAAGGGTCTGGGCAGGCCGGGCAAGGGGCACTACTGGACCATAGATCCCGCCAGCGAGTTCATGTTTGAGGAAGGCTCCTTCAGGAGGAGGCCCAGGGGCTTCAGGAGGAAATGCCAAGCCCTGAAGCCCATGTATAGTATGATGAACGGCCTGGGCTTCAACCACATCCCCGACACCTACAGCTTCCAGGGCTCTGCTGGTGCCATCTCCTGCCCACCCAACAGCCTGGCACTGGACAGTGGCATAGGAATGATGAATGGGCACCTGTCGGGCAACGTGGATGGTATGGGGTTATCCGGACACCCAGtgtcccatctaggttccaatgGTGGGCACTCCTACATGAGCAGCTGCACAGGGTCCTCCGGGGGGGATTACCCCCACCATGATTCTGGGTCCCCTCTCCTGGGCGGAGGAGGGGTGATGGAGCCCCATTCTGTCTATGGCAGCCCAGCATCTGCATGGGCACCCTCATCCACTGCCCTCTCCGGGGGTGCCCCCTACATCAAACAGCAGCCCCTCTCTCCATGCAACTCTGCCAACAACCCCCTGTCCTCCAGCCTCTCCTCACACAGCCTGGAGCAGCCCTACCTGCACCAGAACAGCCACAACACAGCCTCAGACCTGCAAG GTATCCCCAGGTATCACTCCCAGTCCCCCAGTATGAACGACAGAAAGGAGTTTGTCTTCTCTTTCAATGCCATGGCTTCATCGTCCATGCACGCTGGCAGCGGCTCGTATTACCATCAGCAAGTCAGTTACCAGGACATCAAGCCCTGTGTCATGTGA